One genomic segment of Ictalurus punctatus breed USDA103 chromosome 4, Coco_2.0, whole genome shotgun sequence includes these proteins:
- the LOC108264700 gene encoding immunoglobulin superfamily member 1, with amino-acid sequence MDTCHTTIYIYLMIATSVSPSEGDTLEIFPAQIFGPSTAKVGENLELKCLISNIQSSNTEIHMYLCKNGVGERLEIFGNKTEHTFTLRNISLRDSGTYSCVYSFTRYLPKNVTGSGMNSILVRVTGDALKIFPAQIFGPSAAKVGENVALTCSISNIQRSNTEVHVYLVKNGVGERLEIFGNKNEHTFTLRNISLRDSGTYSCVYSFIRYLPKNVTRSGMNSIRVRVTDLSHEVMVTETYDPLLERNILRLVFSVGVIIFACFIVIFDFKTRSRSSRKFTSSDKAKDRNNS; translated from the exons ATGGACACGTGTCACACCACAATCT acatttatttaatgatcGCAACATCTGTATCTCCATCAGAAG GTGATACTTTGGAGATTTTTCCAGCACAAATTTTTGGACCCTCCACAGCAAAAGTTGGTGAAAATTTAGAGTTAAAGTGTCTCATCTCTAACATTCAGAGCTCAAATACAGAAATTCAcatgtatttgtgtaaaaatGGAGTTGGAGAGAGATTAGAAATATTTGGAAATAAAACTGAGCACACCTTCACTTTGAGGAATATTTCATTACGGGACTCTGGGACCTACAGTTGCGTGTACTCATTTACAAGATATCTTCCAAAGAATGTCACAGGATCAGGAATGAACTCAATCCTTGTCCGAGTCACTG GTGATGCGTTGAAAATTTTTCCAGCGCAAATTTTTGGACCCTCCGCAGCAAAAGTTGGGGAAAATGTAGCATTAACATGCAGCATCTCTAACATCCAGAGATCAAATACAGAAGTTCACGTGTATTTGGTTAAAAATGGAGTTGGAGAGAGATTAGAAATatttggaaataaaaatgagcaCACCTTCACTTTGAGGAATATTTCATTACGGGACTCTGGTACCTACAGTTGCGTGTACTCATTTATAAGATATCTTCCAAAAAACGTCACAAGATCAGGAATGAACTCAATCCGTGTCCGAGTCACTG ATCTAAGCCATGAAGTTATGGTCACTGAAACATATG ATCCACTGTTGGAGAGAAATATTTTACGATTAGTATTCTCGGTTGGAGTGATCATTTTTGCATGTTTCATCGTGATTTTCGACTTCAAGACAAGGTCACGTTCTTCCAGAAAGTTCACCAGCTCAGACAAAGCCAAGGATAGAAATAATTCATAA
- the LOC108264703 gene encoding uncharacterized protein LOC108264703 encodes MDHTLQHLLETSLQQHAVTQQLAESLQVATQTLIAMRTETPAASMPLPDATSEIRRLLPPLGPEEDLETFESIARREGWDCDDWPRALGPLLTGEARTAYYALEPEEATDYLAMKEGVLAWCGRTPGQAATEFHRWVYRSGARPRCQMNALIRITKRWLRLDRHTASEVAEKVAVDRFLRALPRAERQAVGAHAPTTPQELLTALERTLATLELDSREQQHLDRPLGAQGRRSDRQTRPRIWRNPQRAPTCEHPRDEPMPTEPEREAARLLTKPWLAGCALHQQQPPEAPSVTVWVEGRPVTALLDTGSTVTLAQPILPEGRRPSGTLTVTCVHGDTREVPSAEVQIRSEAGTWPLQVGIIPELPVPLLLGRDWPGFWVVPRAEPRRSWRRGKGIPTWPAYLAQDDGEATSRR; translated from the coding sequence ATGGACCACACCCTGCAACACCTGCTGGagaccagcctccagcagcacgctgtgacacagcagctcgccgagagccttcaggttgccacacagacactgatcgccATGAGGACTGAGACCCCCGCCGCCTCCATGCCTCTCCCCGACGCAACCAGCGAGATCCGCCGCCTACTACCCCCCCTTGGCCCCGAAGAGGACCTCGAGACCTTCGAGAGTATCGCCCGCCGGGAGGGGTGGGACTGTGACGACTGGCCCCGTGCCCTTGGTCCcctgctcacgggagaggcccgaacagcctactatgccctcgagccggaggaggccacggactacctggcgatgaaggagggagtcctggcgtGGTGTGGCCGAACCCCTGGCCAGGCAGCTACTGAATTCCATCGTTGGGTTTATCGATCGGGTGCCCGACCACGTTGCCAGATGAACGCCCTCATCCGGATCACCAAACGATGGCTCCGACTGGATCGGCATACCGCCTCGGAGGTGGCGGAGAAGGTGGCGGTCGACCGTTTCCTGAGAGCGCTACcccgggcagagagacaggccgtGGGGGCCCATGCCCCAACTACGCCCCAGGAACTCCTGACTGCCCTGGAGCGAaccttggccaccctggagctcgactccagggagcagcagcacctcgatcGGCCCCTCGGTGCCCAGGGCCGCCGGTCCGACCGCCAGACCCGGCCCCGCATCTGGAGGAACCCCCAGAGGGCGCCCACTTGTGAACACCCCCGagacgagcccatgcctacagagccggagagggaagccgcccggctgcttacaaaaccatggctggcaggctgcgccctccatcagcagcaacCGCCGGAGGCGCCATCcgtgacggtgtgggtcgaagggagaccggtaaccgccctactggacaccgggagcacggtgacccttgCCCAACCCATCCTGCCTGAGGGGCGCCGCCCAAGCGGGACGCTTACCGTGAcctgcgtccatggggacacccgggaggtcccctcagctgaggtccagatccggaGCGAAGCCGGCACCTGGCCCCTCCAGGTCGGAATCATCCCCGAACTCCCCGTGCCCCTCCTCCTGGGACGAGACTGGCCAGGATTCTGGGTGGTACCGAGAGCCGAGCCCCGGAGATCGTGGCGGCGGGGGAAGGGGATCCCAACCTGGccggcctacctggcccaggatGACGGAGAGGCCACCTCCAGAAGGTAA